From a region of the Nitrospira sp. genome:
- a CDS encoding GPW/gp25 family protein, whose product MKPVNGEHLSFPFRVGTDGRMATVQSLEEHVRDEIVQLVLTNQGERPFVVDFGGGVRRLVFEAADDATAAMAKAQITQAINRWLGHRVTLEYIQVEVQNSTISVDIRYRLAGTDDTRVLRFKREGS is encoded by the coding sequence ATGAAGCCGGTCAACGGAGAGCATCTATCATTTCCCTTTCGCGTCGGGACCGATGGACGGATGGCGACCGTTCAATCGCTCGAAGAACATGTCCGTGACGAGATCGTCCAACTCGTTTTGACGAATCAAGGAGAAAGACCGTTTGTAGTCGATTTCGGCGGCGGCGTCAGGCGGCTGGTGTTCGAAGCGGCAGACGATGCGACGGCGGCCATGGCCAAGGCTCAGATCACACAGGCGATCAATCGGTGGCTGGGACATCGCGTGACCCTGGAGTACATTCAGGTCGAGGTACAGAACTCGACAATTTCGGTGGACATCCGCTACCGCTTAGCGGGGACGGATGATACGCGCGTGCTGCGTTTCAAGCGCGAGGGAAGCTGA
- a CDS encoding baseplate J/gp47 family protein, protein MTDSPGPTTPNGIKLLRVVEVDNALDSAVLELHFYNLNILPAIVLEYTGNNHFAKTIFPISGGIRVRAGRALGQVQVDSTGSPPNAAITQPDPTKPLLRLVVKPVGDYSTYTLGVSTTGIANAVIDPLFAEIRFKFRPGCFNNNCAPEWESALAPLEEPVIDYLAKDYGSFRRTMITAMSRRVPGWEPTSEADLDMVLAELFSVAADELSDHQDRVMNEAYLASARKRVSVARHARLMDYHIHQGSQASTWLALEIGHDTGQKAFQLAQGLKAWAGESTIDETTHKKKETAASAVFLSRHEGTQTVHQYLNHVGLYTWSDTITTLKAGSTRADLKLYSKLYLGDPAPPVEIATQAAADEIRDLIRNSRIRHLLIQEHLNPQTGKAPGRNPAKRQILSLISGAAESVKDPITNEWMVRVHWEKKDALRFDYCFTVDCPADNPGTAIGAVKNVSLFHGNLVEVFHGREEQTIFIDEGELLDVSDPNKPLQFHYERTRWGTLCRLPGVPLAYKQTTPGGDVPPESTLTVEVTPPGDPWDEVPNLIHSDDSAENGDHFVVETDENRQSVIRFGNGTNGRELPDGAVVTCTYQYGMPLDGNVGADMIVSVSEDSLKVVPPFPFVLRLCWNPFDVTNGRDQEPVAEIIRRVPEAYRQYQLRAVTLADYVSRAEEIEGVSRAAARYAWTGSWRTVRVTIDPVGTTELSYALRTTVADYLNAVRLIGEDIEIRPPEFVPLEINVVLCARPDVWPEDLKFVLEQEFSAGWTPDGRKGFFHPDEWTFGQPLYASQIIGRAMKVQGVEHVVGQKTGTPPADKTISVSIKRWNSPFAATDALTQVNYNEIIQVMGNPDHLEQGFIQFEVKGGRQ, encoded by the coding sequence ATGACCGATTCGCCGGGACCAACTACTCCGAATGGGATCAAGCTGTTGCGTGTCGTCGAAGTGGACAATGCGTTGGATTCTGCCGTTCTTGAACTGCACTTCTACAATCTGAACATCTTGCCCGCCATTGTCCTTGAATACACCGGCAACAACCATTTCGCCAAGACGATCTTCCCAATCTCGGGCGGTATCCGAGTTCGCGCCGGACGTGCGCTTGGACAGGTGCAGGTTGATTCAACCGGAAGTCCTCCAAACGCAGCGATTACACAACCTGATCCCACGAAACCTCTGTTGCGCCTCGTCGTCAAACCGGTTGGAGATTATTCCACCTATACACTTGGGGTCAGCACCACCGGAATTGCCAATGCAGTGATCGATCCGCTCTTTGCCGAGATACGGTTCAAGTTCCGTCCTGGATGCTTCAATAACAACTGCGCCCCTGAATGGGAATCGGCACTTGCGCCTCTGGAGGAACCGGTCATCGACTATCTCGCTAAGGACTACGGGTCATTCCGCCGGACGATGATCACCGCCATGTCGCGTCGGGTGCCCGGATGGGAGCCGACCAGCGAGGCCGATCTCGACATGGTGCTGGCGGAGCTCTTTTCAGTCGCAGCGGATGAACTCAGCGACCATCAGGATCGCGTGATGAATGAAGCGTATCTGGCCTCTGCCCGAAAGCGAGTCTCGGTTGCGCGCCATGCCAGACTGATGGATTACCACATTCATCAAGGCAGCCAAGCTTCGACCTGGCTTGCGCTGGAAATCGGACATGATACGGGACAGAAAGCGTTCCAGCTTGCGCAAGGACTCAAGGCATGGGCCGGTGAAAGTACGATCGATGAAACGACTCATAAAAAAAAGGAAACAGCAGCATCAGCGGTATTCCTCTCTCGTCACGAGGGCACGCAAACCGTCCATCAATATCTCAATCATGTCGGCCTCTATACCTGGAGCGACACCATCACAACATTGAAGGCGGGCAGCACAAGGGCAGATCTTAAGCTGTACAGCAAATTGTATCTTGGCGATCCCGCTCCACCGGTCGAGATCGCGACGCAAGCGGCTGCCGACGAGATCCGCGACTTGATCCGCAACTCGCGCATCCGCCATCTGCTCATTCAGGAACATCTCAATCCACAAACCGGGAAGGCACCGGGAAGAAACCCGGCCAAACGTCAGATTCTTTCATTGATATCTGGAGCGGCGGAGTCGGTAAAAGACCCCATTACGAACGAGTGGATGGTTCGTGTCCATTGGGAAAAGAAGGACGCGCTTCGGTTTGACTATTGTTTTACCGTGGACTGTCCTGCCGACAATCCCGGAACCGCGATCGGTGCGGTAAAAAACGTCTCGCTCTTTCACGGCAATCTGGTCGAGGTGTTTCATGGACGAGAGGAGCAGACGATTTTTATAGATGAAGGAGAGTTGCTGGATGTAAGCGACCCGAATAAACCGCTCCAATTTCATTATGAGCGCACTCGCTGGGGCACGCTCTGCCGTCTCCCGGGCGTTCCGCTTGCCTATAAACAGACAACACCCGGCGGTGATGTTCCTCCGGAATCGACTTTGACCGTCGAGGTGACGCCTCCTGGTGACCCATGGGACGAAGTCCCGAACTTAATCCATAGCGATGATTCTGCCGAGAACGGTGACCACTTCGTGGTCGAAACCGATGAGAATCGTCAAAGCGTGATCCGTTTTGGAAACGGCACGAACGGCAGGGAGTTGCCCGATGGGGCCGTGGTGACCTGTACCTATCAGTACGGAATGCCGCTCGATGGCAACGTCGGCGCCGATATGATCGTGAGTGTTTCGGAAGACAGTCTCAAGGTCGTTCCGCCGTTTCCGTTCGTGCTCCGCTTATGCTGGAATCCGTTCGACGTGACAAATGGCCGTGATCAAGAGCCCGTTGCCGAAATCATCCGCCGTGTCCCCGAAGCCTATCGCCAGTATCAACTCCGTGCCGTCACCCTGGCGGATTATGTCTCGCGGGCGGAAGAAATCGAAGGGGTGTCCCGTGCCGCGGCCCGGTACGCTTGGACGGGGAGCTGGCGTACCGTGCGTGTCACGATCGATCCTGTCGGGACAACCGAGCTTTCGTATGCGCTCCGAACAACCGTGGCGGACTATCTGAACGCAGTCAGGCTGATCGGTGAAGATATCGAGATACGACCGCCCGAGTTCGTTCCGCTGGAGATCAACGTCGTACTTTGCGCAAGGCCGGATGTTTGGCCGGAAGATCTCAAGTTTGTGCTTGAACAGGAATTCTCTGCCGGATGGACTCCCGATGGACGCAAGGGATTTTTCCATCCGGATGAATGGACATTCGGGCAGCCGCTCTATGCCAGTCAGATCATCGGGCGTGCCATGAAAGTTCAAGGGGTAGAGCATGTTGTTGGGCAAAAAACGGGCACGCCACCCGCGGATAAAACCATCAGTGTTTCGATCAAGCGATGGAATTCTCCCTTTGCTGCAACAGATGCGCTGACCCAGGTCAACTACAACGAGATCATCCAGGTGATGGGAAATCCCGATCACCTGGAGCAAGGGTTTATCCAGTTCGAGGTCAAGGGAGGAAGGCAGTGA
- a CDS encoding carboxypeptidase regulatory-like domain-containing protein gives MNDQAQKNQRPEFLAGEPTADAIRKQFLDAPLAAARQPAINLGLEVLAFMAALPDAFIASEERELNRLSRTVEAGNDPRVERLKVSIARATELRTTTQQGKARIDRALVALSGESNVFHGFVSDNTFAPQKGLTVRLTAARAGATDETFASTTTNADGYFSIPFDRESGKKRKGQTPEPNVKSSERMAERLSRKTAAAAATAGDGNEVLARVEILDAKAVIIHEDPVPIVVNAGTVYREYVIEPKEGRNDRARYAGNPATREFHDTQNLTKRCQFDAVKSSGPIYFGSPADAEKAGYDHCAYCFGKSKSKSKR, from the coding sequence ATGAACGATCAAGCGCAAAAGAATCAACGTCCTGAATTTCTTGCTGGAGAACCGACGGCCGACGCGATACGAAAACAATTTCTCGATGCTCCCCTGGCTGCGGCGCGACAGCCCGCCATCAACCTCGGACTCGAGGTGCTTGCCTTTATGGCCGCGCTCCCGGATGCCTTTATCGCGTCTGAAGAGCGGGAGCTCAATCGATTGTCGCGAACCGTTGAGGCAGGCAATGATCCGCGCGTGGAACGTCTGAAGGTTTCGATTGCACGAGCCACGGAATTACGTACGACCACTCAACAAGGAAAAGCGCGCATTGACCGTGCATTGGTTGCACTATCCGGAGAGAGCAACGTATTCCATGGATTTGTCTCGGATAATACGTTTGCGCCCCAAAAAGGACTGACGGTACGCCTGACGGCCGCTCGCGCTGGCGCCACAGACGAGACGTTTGCATCAACCACCACCAATGCTGATGGCTATTTCAGTATTCCTTTTGACCGGGAGTCCGGCAAGAAGCGAAAAGGGCAAACGCCGGAACCGAATGTGAAAAGTTCCGAACGAATGGCTGAAAGGCTGTCCCGCAAGACGGCGGCCGCAGCTGCAACTGCGGGCGATGGCAACGAAGTGCTTGCACGGGTTGAAATTCTCGATGCCAAGGCCGTCATCATTCATGAAGATCCAGTACCCATTGTCGTCAATGCAGGCACGGTCTATCGAGAGTACGTCATCGAGCCCAAGGAGGGCAGGAATGACCGGGCACGTTATGCCGGTAACCCAGCGACACGTGAATTCCACGACACGCAGAATCTCACCAAACGTTGTCAGTTCGACGCGGTCAAGTCCAGTGGGCCGATCTATTTCGGTAGTCCAGCGGATGCAGAAAAGGCAGGTTACGATCATTGTGCCTACTGTTTCGGCAAGTCGAAGTCGAAGTCGAAGCGGTAA
- a CDS encoding DUF4157 domain-containing protein: protein MRAAAAIHATDSRAMHHAVRSRIGDLSHHIRLSQPVGEVPIHRKASCPCGGGCPTCQAKSADLKVSQPHDAAEIEADTIADKVMQEKVGGVSADPLAHIRSKGNGDSGGMPAGGDIGSCMNSSKSGGSPLDQGTRTFFEPRFGADLGAVNIHTANEAVQMNRQLNARAFTIGNDIYFNQGQYRPDSAEGKHLLAHELTHTIQQRGMTGLSLQRKKYDGKDDAGFYEIDDDACTFNYRQDWYFDFGSAIALADQPAFMQSGKNQVESGWSNKYKLVSGNKTCACGENGFTVNVELNTHNKKREGKHGYTIDVEKDRDRSVTNPLTGTIKMESDADVPENMGHTVPMDIMSHEFGHTLGLQDEYNWWAALFGVPGSGDKSSLMHRGNDVKPWHYQHFADMLNLEMARCTFYPEGGAKRSSLAEPVSQLGFTTGALFNEASLNPSKAEFVIGLNIDARVSSDAVLGLFYPTLGFDAYLNVKNGKMAMGPTAGLRLNRLAHPLYLDISTGVLFAPGDDQQDVKLNVPLSTTLGIRGRGFNVGVNYTPMFDLLNGGKYSHIVGLNLQFDVK from the coding sequence ATGAGAGCGGCAGCTGCGATACATGCCACCGATAGCCGTGCGATGCATCATGCTGTTCGGAGCCGCATTGGAGACCTATCCCACCATATTCGATTGTCCCAACCTGTTGGGGAAGTTCCCATCCATCGAAAAGCTTCCTGCCCCTGCGGCGGAGGTTGTCCTACATGTCAGGCGAAATCCGCCGATCTGAAGGTCTCCCAGCCTCACGATGCCGCCGAGATCGAAGCCGATACGATCGCCGATAAAGTGATGCAGGAGAAAGTCGGGGGTGTTTCCGCTGACCCGTTGGCACACATTCGATCCAAGGGCAACGGCGATTCGGGCGGCATGCCTGCCGGTGGCGATATCGGCAGCTGTATGAATTCATCAAAGAGCGGCGGAAGCCCTCTTGATCAAGGCACACGCACCTTTTTCGAACCGCGTTTCGGCGCGGATCTTGGCGCTGTAAATATCCATACTGCCAATGAAGCCGTGCAGATGAACCGCCAATTGAATGCGAGAGCATTTACGATCGGCAATGATATTTATTTCAACCAGGGCCAATATCGACCTGATTCTGCCGAAGGCAAACACCTGCTGGCGCATGAATTGACGCACACCATCCAGCAGCGAGGAATGACCGGATTATCTCTGCAGCGAAAAAAATATGACGGAAAGGATGATGCCGGCTTTTATGAAATAGACGACGATGCATGCACGTTTAACTACCGTCAAGATTGGTACTTCGATTTCGGAAGTGCTATCGCACTAGCTGATCAGCCCGCTTTCATGCAGTCTGGCAAAAATCAGGTGGAAAGCGGATGGAGCAACAAATACAAGCTGGTATCGGGGAACAAGACCTGCGCCTGTGGAGAGAACGGATTCACCGTGAATGTGGAGCTAAATACTCATAACAAAAAGCGGGAAGGCAAGCACGGCTACACGATTGATGTGGAAAAAGATAGAGACCGTTCTGTCACGAACCCGCTCACTGGCACCATCAAAATGGAGTCCGATGCGGATGTCCCCGAGAACATGGGGCATACGGTTCCCATGGATATCATGTCGCACGAGTTTGGTCATACGCTCGGTCTACAGGATGAATACAACTGGTGGGCGGCTTTGTTCGGCGTTCCCGGCAGCGGCGACAAATCGTCATTAATGCACAGGGGCAATGATGTAAAGCCGTGGCACTACCAGCATTTCGCCGATATGTTGAACCTGGAGATGGCGCGATGCACTTTTTATCCTGAAGGTGGCGCAAAACGTTCTTCGCTGGCAGAGCCCGTTTCCCAGCTCGGCTTTACGACCGGTGCACTTTTCAATGAAGCCAGTCTCAACCCCTCAAAAGCTGAATTTGTCATTGGTCTTAATATCGACGCGCGAGTAAGTAGCGACGCCGTACTGGGATTGTTTTATCCGACGCTCGGTTTTGATGCTTATTTGAACGTAAAAAACGGAAAAATGGCTATGGGGCCGACAGCGGGATTACGACTTAACAGGTTAGCGCATCCTTTATATCTTGACATAAGTACGGGTGTGCTCTTTGCTCCCGGAGATGATCAGCAAGACGTCAAACTAAACGTGCCGCTGTCCACCACTTTGGGAATAAGAGGACGGGGATTTAATGTGGGCGTAAATTACACACCCATGTTCGACCTGTTGAATGGAGGCAAGTACAGCCACATCGTCGGATTAAACTTGCAGTTCGACGTTAAATGA
- a CDS encoding DUF4157 domain-containing protein — MSASGHSQAHAALPHNHRFSDQSEGQMDVTPANVGQVLAGGGRPLDQSLQRDMEQRFGHDFSRVQVHTDAAAEQSARDLNAHAYTAGHNIVFGAGQYMPSMDAGRRLLAHELTHVVQQSNASPFAQHRLDSGVEHGRELAARNAESPTIGNLQISRLNAADTSSGLVQRSVVREHVSCQQNGLTNPNLTGDEVVAALEAADAEAIRLALRAELLLEAHLLFARAGEPVDPDFDVILQEELGLTLTNRAHFSLVEQQRDRFRRVRETLESGYLRYICRGGTVSLVGCATGTCGADFAFSCPGNRLVVLCQAFWDDPTEQAGTILHEPFHIWFHMARHAPNALRRADATCFEAFARRLAGEDVAHISCAGHTAG, encoded by the coding sequence ATGTCGGCATCAGGGCATTCTCAAGCTCATGCCGCATTGCCGCACAACCACCGTTTCTCGGATCAATCGGAAGGGCAGATGGATGTGACTCCTGCCAACGTAGGTCAGGTCCTTGCCGGCGGGGGCAGGCCGCTCGATCAATCGCTGCAGCGGGACATGGAACAGCGCTTTGGTCATGATTTTTCTCGGGTGCAAGTACATACCGATGCTGCTGCCGAACAATCTGCGCGGGACTTGAATGCCCATGCCTATACGGCAGGGCACAATATTGTTTTTGGAGCAGGGCAATATATGCCGAGTATGGATGCAGGTCGGCGATTACTCGCACACGAGCTGACGCATGTTGTGCAACAGTCGAACGCTTCGCCGTTTGCCCAACACCGTCTTGACTCCGGAGTTGAACATGGTCGTGAGCTTGCCGCACGTAACGCCGAATCGCCGACGATCGGCAACCTACAGATCTCGAGGCTTAATGCCGCGGATACATCATCTGGTCTTGTTCAGCGGAGCGTTGTGCGTGAACATGTATCGTGTCAGCAGAATGGGTTGACGAATCCAAATCTCACAGGGGATGAAGTTGTTGCTGCTTTGGAGGCGGCGGATGCGGAAGCTATTAGGTTGGCGTTACGGGCGGAACTGTTGCTTGAAGCACATCTGCTGTTTGCTCGTGCGGGCGAACCTGTTGATCCAGATTTTGATGTGATCTTGCAGGAAGAGTTGGGCTTAACACTTACCAATCGGGCACATTTCTCACTTGTCGAACAACAAAGGGATCGCTTCCGACGGGTGCGTGAAACCCTGGAGAGCGGCTATCTTCGTTACATATGTCGTGGCGGCACTGTGAGTCTCGTGGGATGCGCAACAGGAACATGTGGAGCTGATTTTGCTTTTTCATGCCCCGGTAATCGTTTAGTCGTTCTATGCCAGGCATTTTGGGACGATCCGACGGAGCAAGCTGGGACAATTTTACATGAACCATTCCATATCTGGTTTCATATGGCACGCCATGCCCCAAATGCGCTGAGACGTGCGGACGCAACATGCTTCGAAGCCTTTGCAAGACGCCTGGCTGGAGAAGACGTCGCCCATATCTCATGCGCGGGTCATACGGCTGGATGA
- a CDS encoding DUF4157 domain-containing protein, whose translation MDVAPVNMDHVLAGGGRPLDQELQRDMEQRFGHDFSRVRVHTGAVAEQSARDVSAYAYTVGNNIVFGQGQFAPGAQAGQQLLAHELAHVIQQSVGAPVVQRQIKIPIFDEFDPCVIDPVFGKKVCGSYAKAACEKFPSLPGCSFVCRKLGCKKPEKPSVTCPSGFRPGRSAEFKDQCCIEKKTTNPDPTTEDNTVESASNCCPPARAASTPLGLRCCPAGEVAFNGQCTSGSEPQPPGPIPASSPFAPCLPGELPNLFGGCCGPGDHTDKQGHPCLSLPTPTPIPDQPSISAPGNVVLHFDQDRPMSGWAKTEATLLRSLTTEGKSVWPILLEQLQGNPSLALQLVGKASPEGPETYNLDLAQRRAQLVMEVLVDKGVGRGRIVDVAPECTIVETGVYACGEVGALGPEDRQVKVVFAVSP comes from the coding sequence ATGGATGTGGCGCCTGTGAACATGGATCACGTCCTTGCCGGCGGTGGCAGACCACTCGATCAAGAACTGCAACGAGACATGGAACAGCGCTTCGGCCACGATTTTTCCCGAGTGCGAGTACACACCGGCGCTGTCGCCGAACAATCGGCACGAGACGTCAGCGCGTATGCCTATACGGTCGGCAACAATATCGTCTTTGGGCAAGGCCAGTTCGCACCGGGGGCGCAGGCAGGACAGCAACTGCTCGCGCACGAACTCGCACACGTGATTCAGCAGTCGGTCGGCGCGCCAGTGGTGCAACGGCAGATCAAAATCCCGATCTTCGATGAATTTGACCCTTGTGTGATCGATCCGGTGTTTGGCAAGAAGGTATGTGGCTCCTATGCCAAGGCAGCGTGTGAAAAATTCCCTTCCTTGCCGGGATGCAGTTTTGTATGCAGAAAATTGGGATGCAAGAAACCGGAAAAACCCTCCGTCACTTGTCCTTCCGGCTTCCGTCCCGGCAGATCGGCAGAGTTCAAAGACCAATGTTGCATTGAAAAAAAGACAACCAATCCAGATCCGACGACAGAAGACAATACAGTCGAGAGTGCCAGCAACTGTTGTCCGCCAGCCCGCGCTGCTTCCACACCGTTGGGCCTGCGTTGTTGTCCGGCGGGCGAGGTAGCATTTAACGGGCAATGTACCAGCGGCTCTGAACCTCAACCTCCCGGACCAATTCCGGCTTCTAGTCCTTTCGCGCCTTGCTTGCCGGGGGAATTACCGAACCTCTTCGGCGGGTGTTGTGGGCCGGGAGACCATACCGATAAGCAAGGTCATCCCTGTCTATCCTTGCCAACTCCGACGCCGATACCGGACCAGCCTTCTATTTCAGCGCCCGGGAATGTTGTGCTCCATTTCGACCAGGACCGACCGATGAGTGGATGGGCGAAAACAGAGGCTACCTTGCTGCGAAGCCTCACGACCGAAGGTAAGTCCGTGTGGCCTATTCTGCTCGAACAGTTGCAGGGTAACCCGTCTTTAGCACTCCAACTGGTTGGAAAGGCTTCGCCGGAGGGTCCGGAAACTTATAACCTGGACCTGGCTCAGCGTCGCGCTCAACTCGTTATGGAAGTGCTCGTCGATAAAGGGGTCGGACGCGGACGCATTGTCGATGTCGCGCCCGAATGTACAATTGTCGAAACGGGGGTGTATGCCTGCGGCGAGGTGGGTGCTCTCGGCCCAGAGGATCGTCAGGTGAAAGTCGTGTTTGCTGTAAGCCCATAG
- a CDS encoding DUF4157 domain-containing protein: protein MRMPAGAEALNPTNHVDPTTGIHRKCGVCEEEEETIERKPLPAAGGTSSQNPEHVNDVISSGGRPLDRTMLQFFEPRLGRDLSGVRIHTDSAASQSANAVDARAYTLGNNIVFGNGEYVPHSESGRHLIAHELAHVAQQSGQAASGKPPVIARVALTPADVDTLADSLHDAIASAPTDEELIYVALQKLERDATAITSLKTAYKTKHTTDLVADLGSQLKGQSLALAKTLLGVKGGLAVSTKAPATATEFEAVAKTINTALAGKTIDAEAIYAALLPLAYDSTKASTLKTTYASLFTNMLEADLNAKLTGADLAYSLYLLNAPGPAAVHAPTTFKAQPGPGKAPATAPPPVAGGAIKAETEVPWQTTSGTTGQYGFGVGYSGALSAHSRWVQFIEREISYDPKGGGKRTSLDKEITAGGGKNKYRLTTSTASPNWAVDSYSASSPFFDEKSDAWRDATSVSIYDAPVPREGDIKELFDAGHTNVTSRAHFDIYLIRDYSAIYHVEIEIVWTYSDPKDLNKRKTARTITSTGKVNVLPGALKSTLVARYPAYAYIR from the coding sequence ATGAGGATGCCGGCCGGGGCCGAAGCACTGAACCCGACGAATCATGTCGATCCGACAACCGGGATCCATCGTAAATGCGGTGTGTGTGAGGAAGAGGAGGAAACGATAGAGCGAAAGCCTTTGCCGGCCGCAGGCGGAACGTCATCGCAAAACCCGGAGCATGTGAACGACGTGATCAGCTCGGGCGGGCGACCGCTCGATCGTACGATGCTGCAATTTTTTGAACCGCGCCTGGGCCGCGATCTTTCAGGGGTTCGGATCCACACCGACTCGGCAGCTTCGCAGTCGGCGAACGCAGTCGACGCACGGGCCTACACGCTGGGCAACAACATCGTCTTCGGCAACGGCGAGTACGTGCCGCATTCGGAAAGTGGCCGGCACCTGATCGCCCATGAGCTTGCGCATGTCGCTCAGCAGAGCGGTCAAGCGGCCTCTGGAAAGCCGCCGGTGATCGCGCGCGTCGCACTCACACCCGCCGATGTGGACACACTCGCCGACTCGCTTCACGATGCCATCGCCAGTGCTCCAACGGACGAGGAACTCATCTACGTTGCCCTGCAAAAACTCGAACGGGACGCGACGGCGATCACGTCGCTCAAGACTGCGTATAAGACGAAGCATACGACAGACCTCGTCGCCGATCTTGGCTCGCAACTAAAGGGGCAGAGCCTCGCCCTCGCCAAGACACTGCTTGGGGTGAAAGGCGGTCTCGCAGTTTCTACGAAAGCGCCGGCTACAGCCACGGAGTTCGAGGCAGTTGCGAAGACGATCAATACGGCGCTCGCCGGCAAGACAATCGACGCCGAGGCCATATATGCCGCCCTGCTTCCGCTCGCGTACGACTCGACAAAAGCCAGCACACTGAAGACGACGTATGCCTCGCTGTTCACCAATATGCTCGAGGCTGACCTCAACGCGAAGCTGACAGGCGCGGACCTCGCATACTCGCTCTACCTCCTCAATGCACCAGGCCCTGCTGCCGTCCACGCGCCGACCACATTCAAAGCCCAGCCCGGCCCGGGCAAAGCGCCGGCGACGGCTCCGCCGCCCGTCGCAGGGGGGGCGATCAAGGCAGAGACCGAAGTGCCGTGGCAAACCACGTCCGGAACGACGGGGCAATATGGGTTTGGTGTCGGCTACAGTGGAGCTCTCTCAGCACATAGCCGGTGGGTGCAGTTCATCGAACGTGAGATCAGCTACGATCCGAAAGGCGGCGGAAAGCGAACGTCGCTCGATAAGGAGATCACCGCCGGCGGCGGCAAGAACAAGTACCGGTTAACGACGTCGACAGCTTCGCCCAACTGGGCTGTGGACAGCTACAGCGCGTCAAGTCCATTTTTCGACGAGAAGAGCGACGCATGGCGCGACGCGACCTCAGTGTCGATCTACGACGCGCCAGTCCCACGCGAGGGCGACATAAAGGAACTATTCGACGCAGGGCACACTAATGTCACGTCCCGAGCGCATTTCGACATCTATTTGATTCGTGACTACTCGGCGATCTACCACGTCGAGATCGAAATCGTCTGGACCTATTCGGATCCAAAAGACTTGAATAAGCGCAAGACGGCGCGAACTATCACGTCAACGGGCAAGGTGAACGTTCTACCCGGAGCGCTGAAGAGTACGCTCGTCGCGCGCTATCCGGCGTATGCATATATCCGTTAG